From one Rhopalosiphum padi isolate XX-2018 chromosome 2, ASM2088224v1, whole genome shotgun sequence genomic stretch:
- the LOC132921572 gene encoding cytosolic Fe-S cluster assembly factor Nubp2 homolog: MASNVKHIILVMSGKGGVGKSTVSTQLALGLVTKGYRVGILDVDLCGPSIPYLLKLENQEVHQCEAGWVPVYTDESKSLGVLSIGFLTKSRNDSVVWRGPKKTAFIKQLLSDVFWEDVDYLIIDTPPGTSDEHITVMENIKETPCDGAILVTTPQQIALDDVRKELSFCRKTNIPILGIVENMSGYVCPNCAECTNLFSSNGGKSLAEHFQVPFLGTVPIDPKVSSETSKYVGLTHPESQMAISYNSIVDRVINPN, encoded by the exons ATGGCATCAAAtgtgaaacatattattttagtgatgTCAGGTAAAGGAGGTGTTGGAAAATCAACTGTAAGCACTCAGTTGGCACTTGGATTAGTAACTAAAGGATATCGG gttgGCATATTGGATGTAGATTTATGTGGTCCATCAataccatatttattaaaactagaaAACCAAGAGGTACATCAATGTGAAGCTGGTTGGGTTCCAGTTTATACAGACGAGTCAAAATCTTTAGGTGTCCTTTCAATAGGATTCTTGACCAAATCCAGAAATGATAGCGTTGTGTGGAGAGGACCAAAAAAGACtg CATTCATAAAACAATTGCTTTCTGATGTTTTCTGGGAAGACGTTGATTATCTAATTATTGATACACCACCAGGCACATCTGACGAACACATAACAGTTATGgagaatattaa AGAAACTCCGTGTGATGGAGCAATACTTGTAACAACTCCACAACAAATTGCTTTGGATGATGTCAGAAAAGAGTTGTCATTTTGTCGTAAAACTAATATTCCAATATTAGGAATAGTTGAGAACATGAGTGGTTACGTTTGTCCTAATTGTGCT gaGTGTACAAATTTGTTTTCATCCAACGGTGGAAAATCTTTAGCTGAACATTTCCAAGTTCCTTTTTTAGGAACTGTACCAATAGATCCGAAAGTATCTTCCGAAACATCAAAATATGTCGGTTTAACTCATCCTGAATCACAAATGGCAATATCTTATAACTCAATTGTTGACCGTGTAATAAATCCAAACTGA
- the LOC132921571 gene encoding evolutionarily conserved signaling intermediate in Toll pathway, mitochondrial produces MNNVLRTCRGFVLLFNRQSVKSVQRGFHSTDPCFDKPKVDVVSVDSFNNVQEKNKKTYLDMLRVYQLEKYRSGHVEFINTAIKHLDEFGVNEDLETYKKLIQVLPAGKFVPQNYIQSEFMHYPKHQQCIIDLLQKMEDNGVIPDWEVEDLLVKRFGTRGFPVRRYWRMMYWMPKFNNLSPWPIPKPAPNDPYELALLAIKRISSIDIESEVKVYKTKQLEESIEDTWIVSGQSPDQRKIIANHPENIPIYIEGGFRIWLRKQSIVYFILRTEPSPKIENEEQEDEDDISNFRVPYIDKPIAKKSDKIAIKKTVHEQEDGTILAVAATGTSSKNSLLSWIRFLENDGNPRLTHIPILFTSKSPLGNVEPLSELDESKKEVEQSKEKVPIE; encoded by the exons ATGAACAATGTACTAAGGACGTGTAGGGgctttgttttattgtttaacagACAGTCTGTCAAGTCTGTCCAACGAGGGTTTCACTCAACAGATCCATGTTTTGACAAACCTAAAGTTGACGTGGTAAGCGTAGATAGTTTCAATAATGTCCAGGAGAAGAATAAGAAGACGTATTTGGATATGTTAAGGGTATATCAGTTAGAAAAATATCGATCTGGACATGTAGAGTTTATAAACACGGCAATTAAACACCTGGATGAATTTGGAGTAAACGAAGATCTAGAAACTTATAAGAAACTTATCCAAGTATTACCAGCTGGAAAATTTGTCCCTCAAAACTATATACAGTCTGAGTTTATGCACTACCCAAAACACCAACAGTGTATTATCGACTTACTACAGAAAATGGAGGATAATG gaGTTATTCCTGATTGGGAAGTAGAAGACTTGCTTGTGAAACGGTTTGGTACTCGTGGATTCCCTGTACGGCGCTATTGGCGCATGATGTACTGGATgcctaaatttaataatctatcCCCTTGGCCTATACCTAAGCCTGCACCTAATGATCCTTATGAATTAGCATTATTAGCTATCAAAAGGATTAGTAGTATAGATATTGAATCTGAAGTTAAAGTGTACAAAACTAAGCAATTAGAAGAAAGCATAGAGGATACATGGATAGTTAGTGGTCAAAGTCCTGATCAAAGGAAAATTATTGCTAATCACCCAGAAAATATCCCTATATACATTGAAGGAGGATTTAGAATATGGCTTCGAAAACAAAGTattgtatatttcattttaagaaCTGAACCTTCTCCAAAAATAGAAAATGAAGAACAAGAAGACGAAGACG ATATTAGTAATTTTCGTGTACCTTATATTGATAAACCTATTGCGAAAAAGTCTGACaaaattgctataaaaaaaactgtacatGAACAAGAAGATGGTACAATACTTGCAGTCGCTGCTACTGGTACATCCAGTAAAAACTCTTTATTATCTtgg atTAGGTTTTTGGAGAATGACGGGAATCCAAGACTAACTCATAtaccaattttatttacaagtaAATCACCACTTGGAAACGTGGAACCATTGTCTGAACTTGATGAATCTAAGAAAGAAGTCGAACAGTCGAAAGAAAAAGTTCCCATAgagtaa